In the genome of Mucilaginibacter sp. 14171R-50, the window GAGGGGGGTCTAGCGAAGCAACGACCGGGTGAGTAATCACCATCATGTAAAAAGCAAACTGCTAACTCCCTACTGCAAACTTATTTGTAACCTTGCACGTTATTACAACATGGCCGATAAAAAAACACTGATACTGGGCGCCACGCCCGATGCAAGCCGTTACGCTTACCTTGCCGCTAACCGGCTGGTGCGCAGCGGGCACAGCATTGTTAACGTGGGTATAAAAACCGGTGAGGTTGCCGGCGTACCTATCGAGAAACCCGAAACCATCCATACCGATATAGATACGATTACATTGTACGTTGGCCCGCAAAACCAGCCGCCTTTATACGATTATATCATCAACACACATCCCAAGCGCATTATATTTAACCCCGGTACCGAGAACAGCGAGTTACGCCGCCTTGCTCACGATAACGGTATAGCTACAGATTATGCCTGCACGTTGGTGCTGCTGAGTATAGGACAGTACTAATGAGTTGAAAGGTCAAAGTAGAAAGCTAAAAGTTTTGACACACTTTCGACCTTACACTTTAAACTTTAACCTTATTTAAATATCCGTACCACCTTCACGAATCTTTCCTGATAGCCTTTTGTTAGGGGCGATATGGTAACCCCGTTATCGCGGCCCGAGGTGGAGTGAATGAACTGCAACTCTTCGCCGGGGTTGGTAACTACAATACCCATATGGCCCACTATGCGTACGGTGCTATCGGTACCTGTAAACAGAATGAGGTCACCCGCGCGGGCGTCGTTTAGGGGCACCTCGCGCTCTACATTGGTAAAATCCGTTGATGTGCGCGGCACGGCAATACCGAAATGGTTAAAGGTATAAGTAATAAAACCCGAGCAATCAAACCCCTGCTGCGGGTCGGTAGAGGCATATTTGTAGGGGATGCCGATGGCCGTGCGGGCAAAGGCGATCAATTGCAACGGAGTAGTATTGCCCACGTTAATATTGTTCATATCAGCAGTACCGTCCGTAGGCGCCAGTATTACTGTTTTACGCCCGGCAGTATCAGCCACCGTATCCGCCGCTGTAATGGTGTACGTAGGCTTATCCCCGCCGCACGAAAGCAGGGTGAGGATGAGGAAACTTAATAGGACGGGTAGGCGCATGATGATTGAACAGGCGTCCATGCGTTTTGTTCGTAGGTGTTCATGTTCGGCGCACGTGAACACCGTGAACATTCGCGAACTCGTGATAATCAATGTGTTAATACTGACAAGATTTTGTTAGTAGCTGATTTAAAGACGAAGGGGCATTTCATACCATAACGACGCAAGCTTGCACAATAGCTCGACTGCTGAAATCCGTTAGATTTCTTTAATTCCACATGATTTTAAATACTCTGCAATTGAATTATAGTCAGTGGGTCTTCTGGTTATATCATCATCACTACCTGGCGGAACAAATATTATCATGCCTTCGCGGCCGCGGGTTAGCAGCACTCTATATTTGTTTATTAAGTACTGTTGTTTTTCAGGTTGCTTTACTTTTTTCCATGTGGTGCCCGTAAACGAATTGTAATCCCATTCATCCCGGTTTCTTCTGAGGTCAGCATCCCAACACATTCCAACCCAATCCAATTCAAGCCCTTGAACACCAAATTCGGTTGCAGGTATTTCTAAGTAATATGACGATCTTATATCTGTTCGAGCATTCAAAAACCATGCTGCTTCTTCAAAATCTAACTTAACTTCAAGACCATAAGGCCTTAAGCGCCTTGCGCCTGAACTTGCAACTAAACCCATTCGTCTTGAACCTTTACAGTGTGACGTAAGCCACGTCTTTGCTTTATCTAAGTCGCGAGTTATGATGATTTTATACTTTGATAATTTCTCCTCAAAAAGTTGTTTTGCCTCGATTGAATTATTAGAAAGTACTAAACTTACCCACTTTGATAATTCCTCAGCTTTGTAAGAACGTATAGAGACTTCAAGATGTAAATCTTTGTTTTCGACAACCTTTACATTAGTAGGATATTTATTAAAAAGTGTAAGATCTCCAGTGCTATGATTTCCTGTTGCTAATTGAGGTGACACATAAACTTTCCAATCATTAAATTTTTCCTCTATGATCCTTCCCCATTCTGATAACCCAGCTTCACCTGTGTTTATTTCTTGTCCTCCTCCAACTAATGCCACGATTACCGACCAATCTTGATGCCGACCCATTATTTCGAGCATCATTTCTGCTTCAGAGTGCGGTCGTTGAAACTTTCTCATAGAGTGTTCTTGATCCCATGCTCGCTGTGCCTCATCAAAAATTACAATTTTATTGTTAGGTATTCTTTCCTTCTCAATAAAATAATGGTCTAAAAATCGATGCACATTTTCAATGAAAGATATAATCCTGTCTGTTTCCTTCTTTTTTGCATTCGCATCGCCCACTTTTAGTTTTTTAAAAGCATCACGAGACAAAGCTTCCCTTAAAACCTTTATCAATGGTCCGTTCCCTGAAAGAAAAGTTGCTAAAGATTTTTCATGATCTTGGAACTCTTTATCATGGGCAATATTTAAACCAGCCAAGGTTTTGCCAGCTCCAGGTACGCCAGTGATAAAACAAACAATTTTTTCGTTATTGGCCTTTGCGTATTTAATAGCAGAAACTACAGCCTCCGAAGTTTTTGTTAAGTTCTTTGTACCGGCATGCGATCTCGAAATCTCTACAACAGATTTGCCTGCGTATAATGTTTGAGCAGCTTCTATTATAGTTGGAGTTGGAGAATAATCACTATTATTCCAGTTTTCAAAATTTAAACCTTCGTTGTTAGAGCAGTATCGACTAAAAATTACTTCCAGTTTATCCGTTAAATCGTTGGAATTCGCCGTTAGTATTTCTTTAACTGAATCTAAATTTTCTATGTAAGTATTTTCAGTACTGGGACCATTGGTAGCTAAAAGAATAGGAATTATGTTTTTTCCCCGCGATTGAAAATGGAAATCTCTTAAGTCTAAACAATAATCTAATAATTGTTCTTTATCCGAATTGAAATAGTCGTTACTGCCAACTTTAAATTCAATTACTATTATCGTTTCGTTTGCAATTATCACCGCATCTATTCTTTTTTCTCTGCGTGCAATAGGATATTCTAATAAAATTCCAAAATCACCAGCTAATGGGTTATAAGCAAGTATCTTATTAAAGGAATATTTTAGTGTATCTATTTCTTCATCCCATGATAGCGTTTGCGTATGTAATTGTTGGTGAAAACCGGCAATACCCGCTTGATGTGTTAAAGTTCCTAAAATTGATTTGGCACTCTCTTGCAAAAATCCCGCAATTGTATTTGAGTAATACGCTCCCATTAGTTATTAAAATTAGGAGAGTTAAAAAACTCCTTAAAAGGAAGGCCTAAAGCGTTAATAAGCTTCTCTAAATTTTCAATAGAGATATTACGGCGACCATTTTCAACATCGGTAACATATGTTCTGTCAATTTCTGCTTTATTAGCTAACGCTTCCTGAGAAATGCCAATTTCATTACGCAACTCTCTTATTCGTTGTCCAACTTTCACCTTTATACTCATGTTAGCAAGTTGGCTTATCGTTGACTATAAGTCAACGGACTATAAGTGTCATTTTTGATAAACTTCACTTATAGCCGATTGACAGAATTGTTACGGCTGGGTAATTTGGCCGTATGGCAAACATCAAACTATCCTACCTTTATCGCGACGCTGCTAATTACAAAAAACACAGTTTCGTTATCTTGAATAATCCAAGAAACAAGCTTTTATCAGAAATAGAAACACTTATCCGGTTGCAGCTTATCGACGATACATGGTTTTACGCCGATTATTGGAATCTACCTGAATTGCTTTTACCAACATTTGGCAAAGATGACCCAACGTGGCATGAGTTTGATGAACTTGACTATATTGAGGAAGTTGGAAAGCAGGATGTAGACGAATTCCTCAGAGCTATCAGGAATTAACCCCCTCTTTCGCTTTTCTCCAATTCTTCTTACATTTAATCCCAATAACCCTAATCAAAATGAAACTATTGATCCCTATCATCCTGCTTTCCACGGGTATCGGGCAAGCAGTGCCAACTATTACCAAACCCATAAGCGCCATCCACGCTACCCCTACCGACAAAATAAAGCATCCCAAGCAGGCCATGACCAACGAGCAGGCCAAGGCTATCCTGAAAGAGATGCAGCAGCAGCGTAACGACGAGGAGAAAATAGCGGTGATAAAAACCAGGCTAAACAGCAAGGAAGTGGGCATTACGGTAACGCAACTGATTACCCTGCTTAATCAGTTCCTTACCGACGACTCCAAACTGGCCGCTGCTAAGTATGCCTTTGAGTACACTACCAATTACAAATCGTACCTGGATATCAATGATCTTTTTAGTCGTGATGAATACAAGTTTGCGCTTGAGGATTACGTACACAAGAATAAGTAAGCAGCTCCCGATAGGGTTGTGCTTTGATGAACGTTAGCCCGCTCATTGCCACGGAAGGCCTATTACTTTGCCGATTCATCGTAACACTGTCATTCCTAACGAAGAAGAGATAAAGTGCTGTGCTTTCATGACCGTTAGCCCGCTCATTGCCGCGGAGGGCTACTTGTTTTTCGCTGTTGTTTGTTTTTTTAAGGTGCTCAAGAGGGCTTCGCCGTTTTCTCTTGATAGAAAAGAAGCAAAAGATCAAGTCAGAGCGATGCTTCAGCCCGCCCTGCCGGTTCTTAACGCTTTTTTTCTCGATTGTTCGCTGTGCTCCAATCCATCGAAAAAGCTAAACTTGCATTCCCGCCATACACCCGGCCCGCCCACTCTGACAGGAAGCCCCGCGCTCCTGAAAAGAGTCTGACAAACATAACGACACCGCCAAAATGCGGCATTGTTCTGCCCGCTTTCGCCCGAAGCTGCTTTGCTGACGCATCATCACAACTCCCCACCGACACGTCCTTGCGAGCGTAGCGTGGCAATCTTCGATAGAAAAGCAATCCGCAAGAAAAGTACATCCACTGACAATTCATCAACTCACTGCCATTCCTAACATAGAACAGGCCAGTGCTTTAATGGCCGTTAGTCCGCTCAATTGCCGCGGAAGGCTGTTACTTTGTCTTGATACAAAGTAACCAAAGATCAAGTCAGCAAAAGGCTTCTTTGCCGCACAGGGCCTTTGCCCTGCAAAGCAGGCAGAACCACGGGCTGCAAAATCTCGCCCCAACTTCGTTCGCTCATCCCCATGCTTCAGGCAAGTATTGCTATGCCCTTTCCCCGCTTAAGGCCACCATGTTCTGCCCGCTTTCGCCCGAAGCTGTTTTGCTGACGCATAATCACAGCGTCCCACCGACACGTCATTGGAAGCGTAGCGTGGCAATCCTCGATAGAAAAGTCAGCCGCAAGAAAAAATATATCCACTGACGTTTCATACTTCTCACTGCCATTCCTAACGGAGAAACAATTTGCAACATAACTTAAAGAGATCGCTTCGTACCTCGCGATGACGCGCATAGAAACGAGGCTAAAACTGAACCGCACCATCAAGGCACAAAATTTGCTAATTTAGCACCAACTATGAAAAACCGACTGCTACTACTGTTTACTACCGCCATTATCATCACATCCTGCTCGCCAAAGGTAAAGCCGCTTGCCAGCCGGTATGCTGCCACCAATAAAG includes:
- a CDS encoding helix-turn-helix domain-containing protein, whose amino-acid sequence is MSIKVKVGQRIRELRNEIGISQEALANKAEIDRTYVTDVENGRRNISIENLEKLINALGLPFKEFFNSPNFNN
- a CDS encoding DUF2075 domain-containing protein, which encodes MGAYYSNTIAGFLQESAKSILGTLTHQAGIAGFHQQLHTQTLSWDEEIDTLKYSFNKILAYNPLAGDFGILLEYPIARREKRIDAVIIANETIIVIEFKVGSNDYFNSDKEQLLDYCLDLRDFHFQSRGKNIIPILLATNGPSTENTYIENLDSVKEILTANSNDLTDKLEVIFSRYCSNNEGLNFENWNNSDYSPTPTIIEAAQTLYAGKSVVEISRSHAGTKNLTKTSEAVVSAIKYAKANNEKIVCFITGVPGAGKTLAGLNIAHDKEFQDHEKSLATFLSGNGPLIKVLREALSRDAFKKLKVGDANAKKKETDRIISFIENVHRFLDHYFIEKERIPNNKIVIFDEAQRAWDQEHSMRKFQRPHSEAEMMLEIMGRHQDWSVIVALVGGGQEINTGEAGLSEWGRIIEEKFNDWKVYVSPQLATGNHSTGDLTLFNKYPTNVKVVENKDLHLEVSIRSYKAEELSKWVSLVLSNNSIEAKQLFEEKLSKYKIIITRDLDKAKTWLTSHCKGSRRMGLVASSGARRLRPYGLEVKLDFEEAAWFLNARTDIRSSYYLEIPATEFGVQGLELDWVGMCWDADLRRNRDEWDYNSFTGTTWKKVKQPEKQQYLINKYRVLLTRGREGMIIFVPPGSDDDITRRPTDYNSIAEYLKSCGIKEI
- a CDS encoding CoA-binding protein, whose amino-acid sequence is MADKKTLILGATPDASRYAYLAANRLVRSGHSIVNVGIKTGEVAGVPIEKPETIHTDIDTITLYVGPQNQPPLYDYIINTHPKRIIFNPGTENSELRRLAHDNGIATDYACTLVLLSIGQY
- a CDS encoding DUF4476 domain-containing protein; translation: MKLLIPIILLSTGIGQAVPTITKPISAIHATPTDKIKHPKQAMTNEQAKAILKEMQQQRNDEEKIAVIKTRLNSKEVGITVTQLITLLNQFLTDDSKLAAAKYAFEYTTNYKSYLDINDLFSRDEYKFALEDYVHKNK
- a CDS encoding C40 family peptidase; the encoded protein is MDACSIIMRLPVLLSFLILTLLSCGGDKPTYTITAADTVADTAGRKTVILAPTDGTADMNNINVGNTTPLQLIAFARTAIGIPYKYASTDPQQGFDCSGFITYTFNHFGIAVPRTSTDFTNVEREVPLNDARAGDLILFTGTDSTVRIVGHMGIVVTNPGEELQFIHSTSGRDNGVTISPLTKGYQERFVKVVRIFK